The Mya arenaria isolate MELC-2E11 chromosome 16, ASM2691426v1 genome includes a window with the following:
- the LOC128221485 gene encoding LOW QUALITY PROTEIN: uncharacterized protein LOC128221485 (The sequence of the model RefSeq protein was modified relative to this genomic sequence to represent the inferred CDS: inserted 2 bases in 2 codons) has protein sequence MHKKNLEDYFCPFYFGETKLSCVKKNGRNKRSTYPKRYILIISHYIHKLSHRYLYYRGHYIEFGRGGSFNVGTRRWGMSCSHKTEKRPAGWSAVTVDCMWKCAADYIQIYGKYXLLINNCHXFANRMARIMAIDEGCPWWCGYYQ, from the exons ATGCACAAAAAGAACCTGGAAG ATTACTTTTGTCCATTCTATTTCGGCGAGACTAAATTATCGTGCGTAAAAAAGAACGGACGGAACAAGAGGTCCACCTATCCGAAGCGTTACAtactaataatatct CATTACATACATAAACTATCCCATCGATACTTGTACTATCGGGGACATTACATCGAATTTGGAAGGGGCGGTTCGTTTAACGTTGGAACTCGTAGGTGGGGCATGTCATGTTCGCACAAAACGGAAAAAAGGCCAGCAGGATGGAGCGCAGTGACCGTGGACTGCATGTGGAAATGTGCCGCcgattatattcaaatatatggaaAGT AACTACTGATAAACAACTGCC CATTTGCAAATAGAATGGCGAGAATTATGGCGATCGATGAAGGCTGTCCCTGGTGGTGTGGGTATTATCAATAA
- the LOC128221486 gene encoding uncharacterized protein LOC128221486, whose amino-acid sequence MTPGISENKSKMKKLNITKGSGKYNLEHEDGIRSFQKTWSEYGQDIYVDKLLEQKRNGFFIELGAHDGESTSNTLYLEKERGWTGLLIEANPVVYKELLKKNRNSYILNCCISNDLPAMEFTMASYLSSSNVTMSDSQRRKIKSAGIGHTDKNYGKKTVVACQSFQDIMSAIGVHHVDFFSLDVEGAELYILQSIDWDRVNIDVLFIETDKSDEFRDEIIQFMKNHGYEHIGPYHSDDVFRKRKVVQ is encoded by the coding sequence ATGACTCCAGGGATATCAGAAAACAAATCCAAAATGAAGAAACTCAACATCACAAAAGGTAGTGGAAAGTATAATTTGGAGCATGAAGATGGTATTAGAAGCTTTCAGAAAACGTGGTCTGAGTATGGGCAAGACATTTATGTGGACAAGCTGCTTGAGCAAAAACGCAATGGTTTCTTTATAGAGCTCGGTGCACATGACGGGGAATCAACTTCCAATACTCTGTACCTGGAAAAGGAAAGAGGATGGACTGGTCTGTTGATTGAGGCAAATCCAGTTGTCTACAAAGAACTGTTGAAGAAAAATAGGAATAGTTACATTTTAAACTGTTGTATCAGTAATGATTTACCCGCAATGGAGTTTACCATGGCAAGTTACCTGTCCAGTTCTAACGTTACAATGTCTGACTCTCAGAGAAGGAAGATTAAATCGGCTGGCATTGGCCATACGGATAAGAACTATGGAAAGAAAACCGTAGTCGCGTGTCAGTCATTTCAAGACATTATGTCAGCTATTGGCGTTCACCATGTGGATTTCTTCTCTCTAGACGTTGAAGGCGCGGAGCTTTACATATTGCAGTCTATTGACTGGGACAGagtaaacattgatgttttatttatagaGACGGATAAGTCAGATGAATTTCGAGATGAAATAATACAGTTTATGAAAAATCATGGATACGAGCATATTGGACCTTACCATTCTGACGATGTGTTTAGAAAACGCAAAGTTGTTCagtaa
- the LOC128221487 gene encoding uncharacterized protein LOC128221487, with product MDSVERLSEEGTQRAKECLSLLKFSEGLVRRDIDLARIQLELRLKKLETRLLAELRDLVENETFKVEETVANVNEIVKCARANGPDKSTADRLRNQVNSLQKTRLKFEGNSTIQDVFDKFDTFGTITCVEIVGGTITHNVNQDKDSSGGEGENISNGIREHGRLEPEGSNTVAVRDLCRNTGETDDKARSDEADIKALNVLENVQGYYMNSNKTFNAKVNDIKMASRVPTHQSSGSENKVKQTSEEDTYPKSDINGLNNENKQQDILETLKDLQERGRKLTISRIPVSRTKSPNFREDKEYVKKEQLDSDNERIALANTMWFGNRDGRSNDRVKGRREMNMKLNVADEMSKVRRRMRARSESPRSYQRNTGQAKIDATNVYVARQIKSEQHNEEKPKNLKSVAISSYRNGKPDATTRDERTSRDVRNDKATPKSKDSERETKVNGKSNACKMNGTNGVSERAAGVTKPSARDKRRRNRTIHGDISAMIADARTFSDDGKSSDNFKRDTKAKLNNADDMDTDSDCSFYSNDGISKQSKDVLRSAKSAHKSRIPSCNEMLYDR from the exons ATGGACAGTGTAGAAAGATTATCTGAAGAAGGTACACAAAGGGCCAAGGAATGTCTAAGCCTGTTGAAGTTTTCCGAAGGGCTGGTAAGAAG AGACATAGATTTGGCAAGAATTCAGTTGGAGCTGCGACTGAAGAAGCTTGAAACGAGGCTGCTTGCAGAGTTGCGGGACCTGGtggaaaatgaaacatttaaagtgGAAGAAACGGTTGCTAACGTGAATGAAATTGTGAAATG TGCAAGAGCAAATGGACCTGATAAATCTACAGCGGATAGACTGAGAAACCAAGTGAACAGTTTACAGAAAACACGTTTAAAGTTTGAAGGTAACAGTACCATTCAAGATGTATTTGACAAATTTGATACATTTGGAACAATAACATGTGTGGAAATAGTTGGAGGTACGATAACTCATAACGTTAATCAAGATAAAGATAGCTCTGGTGGAGAAGGAGAGAATATATCTAATGGGATAAGAGAGCATGGACGATTGGAACCCGAAGGTTCAAACACTGTTGCAGTCCGTGACTTGTGTCGGAATACTGGTGAAACAGATGACAAAGCAAGGAGCGATGAAGCTGATATTAAAGCACTGAATGTTCTTGAAAATGTCCAAGGATATTATATGAATTCAAACAAGACGTTCAACGCCAAggtaaatgatattaaaatggCTTCGCGAGTTCCGACACACCAATCCAGTGGTTCagaaaataaagtgaaacaaactTCTGAAGAAGATACCTATCCTAAATCGGATATCAATGGACTCAATAATGAAAATAAGCAGCAAGATATTCTCGAAACATTGAAAGATCTACAAGAGAGGGGACGAAAACTTACAATTTCGAGAATACCAGTTAGCCGAACAAAGAGCCCCAATTTCCGTGAGGATAAGGAATACGTCAAGAAGGAACAGTTGGATTCAGACAATGAACGAATAGCTTTAGCCAATACTATGTGGTTTGGGAATAGAGATGGAAGATCAAACGACCGGGTCAAGGGGAGACGCGAAATGAATATGAAACTAAACGTTGCTGATGAAATGTCGAAAGTAAGACGGAGAATGAGAGCCAGAAGCGAGAGTCCGCGTTCTTATCAACGGAATACAGGCCAAGCGAAAATAGACGCTACTAACGTTTATGTTGCTCGTCAGATAAAATCAGAACAACATAATGAGGAAAAACCGAAGAATTTAAAATCTGTTGCTATTTCAAGTTATAGAAATGGTAAACCAGATGCCACAACTCGAGATGAAAGAACCTCGCGTGATGTACGCAACGATAAAGCAACTCCAAAATCAAAAGATTCAGAAAGAGAAACTAAAGTCAATGGGAAATCCAATGCATGCAAAATGAACGGTACTAACGGCGTGTCTGAGCGAGCTGCAGGTGTAACAAAGCCAAGTGCCAGAGACAAACGACGACGGAACAGAACAATCCATGGTGACATATCCGCCATGATTGCAGACGCAAGGACTTTTAGCGATGATGGTAAAAGTTCAGACAACTTTAAGAGAGATACGAAAGCAAAGTTAAACAACGCTGATGACATGGATACTGATTCAGATTGTAGTTTCTATAGCAATGATGGAATAAGCAAGCAAAGCAAAGATGTTTTAAGAAGCGCCAAGTCAGCTCACAAAAGTAGAATTCCAAGTTGTAATGAAATGCTTTATGATCGATAA